The Denticeps clupeoides chromosome 16, fDenClu1.1, whole genome shotgun sequence DNA segment TACATACTAATTGTAcagacattttcatttctatttcCAGGAGTTCTCATTCATTGGCCTACGCTGGAGTAAATAAGTGAAACATTTTTAGCTTCGCCTGGTCAGCGTGTGCTTTCCCTTAAATGGTTCAATCTTTTTAATGATTCAGATTAATATAGCTGCAGGAactcataagaaaaaaaactgaacaatgaTTCTATTTAAAAGCTGAAAGTTGTAGGTTATAAAAGAAATTAACTAGCTCTACACGAATGATAACAATATGGGGGAATTAGTAAATTAGCAGTAAATGTTCAGCAAGTTGTCATCGGTTGGCAATTTCTACCAGCTTCCGTAAGCGTGAGGTCTGACTCTCTCCGCCATGTCTGGACGCGATGACCAGCTGAGCCTCAGAGCCAGAGAGCTGGAAACGTTTTAAATATAGAACTGAGCCATCTCTCTGGGACCCAGCTGAGCTCTCCCTCTCCCCACACCATCACCGAGATGCTAAATGGCAGAGACACCATTGTCTCTGTCTGTTCCCGAACACGTTTTTACTGATGATGGCACATATGAAAACCGCGTGGCGGGCAGCTTTTAATAAAGCGTATGGGTTCTATATCACATTTACTTCACTATCATGAGAGATTTGAAGTAATCTGTTTGTTTAGATGTTGTTTATCCAATAACTTGTGCTaagcacattttattaaatctgCCAGATATGAttataaagaacaataaagaatACATGTTTTACTGACAGTTTAATGAAACATTTGTGTCTAAGGAAATCAAATTCAGAAGGTAGTCGCACAGAAGACAGGTCTAATCCCATGTTCTTGCTTTTCCAGCATCACTCGTGCTGGCAAAATGGCAGTAAAACAGGACGTGCTGGCAGCCCCGCGCTGTATTCATCAGCAAAACAATGCACATTGTTACCCTCTTCGTCAGAGAAGTGAGGTTATTATGGCCAGATCTGCTGAGAGTCACAATGAGGaaactcattttattttaatgttatgtGCAGTTATCCAGGGAACAGAATcattttcatataaatatatttttggaataaggctaaCATGTGGTCTGAAAGAATGTGATTTACATTTCTTGTGAAAGTCCCATTGTTCTGCATATATTTCACATTGCTAATCTACAGACAACTCATTTAATGCTGTATGCACATAAACATTCCAGGGATTAATATCATACTAACATAATAACAGACTCAAAGTTACTTGAAGGGGTTTAATAATCTAAATCGAAAACTGATCCTCAGTGTCTTATTTCTGTCTGTGAAGTCGAACATATGTTGCAGCATATGACTCCCTCTGGCTCTCCGACTCCTCATATGGGCCCTCTGAATCGTAcgcatcctcctcttcctcttggtCTCCATCATTGTCATCATCCACCTCTTCCTGCCGTCGCAGTATCCGCTTGTGGGACCGAATCAAAAGACATTGACAAATTTTGCTTTATAGGATTAAGGCACAAAAACACAGTAGAAACTGTCCCCTGGTTATTCTGACCAAATCTACTCTTTATTTTCTGTCTTAAATGAATCAGGCCGGTCCTTCTTTTCTAAGTTCCCTTCAATTATGTCCTTTTACCATTATCCCCATTTCATTTATGTGAAACTGCCTTAGCTGAAAGGGCAGCGTCTTCATTCTAACATCAAAAAATCTGCATGATGACAGAGTAAATGATCAATAATTACCTCCATTACCTTGATTCAAAATTCCAATGTTCATTATGAATATATACTGTTAGCATAACATATTTTCTTGAATGCTCACATATGGACAAACACATATTTTCTGATCTTACACGAGTTTTGAAGCTTTTCATCTGTCTCAAGCTGCTGGTTTGTCTGAAGCTGGAATGTGTTGGGCTGGGGTAGGTTGGCCCAGGGGAGCTGGAAAGTGGACTCTGCAGCACCTGGCTCTCGAAGGGTATGTCTGTTAACTGGATCCGCCTTCTGAACAGCTGAGAATGCGGAGTTTTCATAATTACGATTATCTATCATAATGTGattttaaatataaacaaacaaataaatgagatTTCAGGAGCATACTTCTAAATCCTTCTCAACATCCATGGTCTCCAGgttttgaaatgtgtgtgtgtagacttcCAAGGCTTTGGCATGGAACAGCATTTCCACCATAATGAATTCTGAAAAGATCTTCTGCAAATATTTCAGTAACAAAGGTTTGTGTCATTCCCCAgacttcacatttttaaaatggctccgcaaatgtaaaaaaggttTGGTTTGCATGATGGTTCATTATctacattatattaaaatattgactATATTTTGTACAAACACAAAGCACCACCTTGCATAATTTAGGGATTGTGGAACATGCAATTAAATTTAGTTGACATACAGATAAAATAAAGGTAGGTTTTTATTACTGACCTTTATGTCCTCTAGTTTTTGTCTCTGAAGATCCATAATTGTCTCTTCCATCTTCTTGGTGTTTCTACTGGCGTTCATGGATGCATTATGCGCATTCATCTCTGCCTTtggattaaaaaatataatttcctGGTGCAGTTCACTTTTATTGTGATGAATATTGGAATTTCTGTATCTACAGTATTTTGATTATTAAATAGCAAACATGATATTGGAATATGATAGCCTAATTGACTGAGAAAACATTTCCTCTAAGGCACAATGTCCAGCTCATTTGCTATGACGATGGTACCTGAGTCTGAAGAGACAAGTTAAGGTAATGAAGCGTGAGTTTATGATGTATGAGCTCAGAATGAATCCCACGACTCATTCATTATCACATCTTAAAATGATCAGTAACCGAATTAGGAGCATTAATTAGCAAAGGAATGCAGATCTATTCTTAAGATATTCTAAAGCggcaagcactttttttttctacatctgGCCAGAGAAGAAGCTTGTAATTAAACTTTGTCCCATCTGCAAATGATGAAGGATACGATGGTTTGTCGGTCTGCTGGGTTTTTCTGCCTGATATTGTTCAGTTTCTGAAGCTCTTTGATCTCCCTTTTGCGATCTGCACTGAACCTTTTCAGATCTGCCTGTTACAACATGATGAATATGACAAAtacacataaatgtaaatgtactcagcATAAAAATTCAAGCTTGAAATGATCAGTCATGGCCTACTCACTCGTTTAATCTTAAATATGTCCCCATATGCCTTTAGTGGACTGACAACTCTAATTTCCAGTCTCTCAACCTGTCAGAAAACCAGAAACTACATTACTTTAAGAACAGTCTGCCAAatggcttaaatgtaaatgtaacagtgtgttctgttttttgtgaAAAGCAGGAATCAGCGTGTTACAGGGAACAGTCTGAGCTCAATCAAACTTTGCACTTTGAGTATGAAAGAGAAGGTGGTATTGGATTCATTGCATTCCAGGTGAAAGATAAAAAGCCAAGTTGTTAAAGGAGCCCAATCAGCCAACAGGAAGGAGAAACCCGGACAATGTTTCATCAATGTTTCTGCTTTCTGAAtctcctttttttccacaggcTCACCTCAGCTTGTCTGTAGTCCTGCACCATGGCCAGGTCCTCAGCAAAGTTCTTAATGGAGTTCCGGACCTCAGGTTCCTCTCTGCTGGAAAAGTTGTTCAGTTCTCTGACCAGCAGGTCGGCCTTGTCCCTGAGCCTGGCGGTCTTCCTTGTGTACGAGGCCAGAATGGAGCAGAACTGGCCAAGGTGCTTTTCGGAGTCATCCAACATAGCTTCCATTTGCTTTATTTGAGAATCTCTGTTTAAAAAAGCGTAGAAATCTATATTTAATTATTCCGGTGTGTAATGCACGTGCTTTAGTTGTATACGTACATTTTCCGGgatttatagatatttttttatacatgaaCACATACACCACCAGAGACTCAATCCACATCTGCGTGCATAATTCCACAAGGCATAATTAATCATGAAAAATATTACACTTAAGCACacaactttttttacagcagacTGGAGGGGTGCTAATTAGACCTTGCATCCATGGTATACGCTGCATTGTCTTAAAAACTTAAAATATTGTGGAAATAGTCACAATCAGTATTAATTATAAACTTCCAACATACcctataaaaatgataaaacttAATGCACCGTTACCTGGAGAAAATCGAGTTCATGTCGACGCTGTTTGTTCAGCAAAGTGCTTCCTTCTCTCAGCGCGTACCTGCTGCAGGTGAACTGTTTCTATGACGACAGAAATACAAATATTCCATGTTGCAGTTGCTACGGATGACCACATGATGGGAGCAGGCACCAATCTATCCGCCATGCCCAACATCGTTCCAGTTCTTATGATGATGTCCATTGATCTTCTCAAACCTTCTGCCTACATCATACTTATATCTCAGAATTCCAGAGAAAACAGCACCTTGCCTCAAtagtaatattgtttttttcatattgatttatttgttttttttttacttaatgatTAGAATATTAGGGAATGTGTGAATTGAGCTTCTGCATATCATTGTTAATGAAACATGATATGGAATGAGTGTGTTTCATGGCTGTCACAACAGACTACTATTGTCTAATTatacataaacatttttatgtgcaatctctccctctctctctctctctctctctctctcagcgtgtgtgtgtgtgtgtgtgtgtgtgtgtgtgtgtaaaagacaaGGTGGGCTGTGAATGGGAATGGAGCTTTGATGTTCCTTGCCAAGTTTCCCTTGTGGACAGCTGTTCTGATAAACACTCCTGCCTAGTAGCAACAGATCCTTCCCCAAGGTGTGGCTCCACCCCTCCACTCGATCTGCGCTCAGCCCGGCCCCTGCGGACGCGTGCTCAGGTGCGCGCACCTGTCTGCTGTTGCCGCCTTTACTGCCCATGTCACGCGCTGGCTGTAAAGCACGGTGCTTGCAGGCAGAGTGCGGTGCCGGCGTGGGCCTGCGACGACTGAGAGGTGAAGCCGTCAGATAAACGGTGTCCAGATGGAGTCGGTAGTTTGCGATCTGGCCAGGCACACTTCCACTCCCTTGTTCTGGCCACCTGCTGGCTCTCTGTGAATAAAGGACCCTTGCCAGGAAGGAAGGGAGGATTAAAGAGGAGGCACTCCATTGAAACAGAAGTAGCAAGATGGGatagaaaaaaatgtcactcaCGCGCAAATCATTCACGTTCAGCATTCACGTGGATGAGAGCTCCCTGTTCagttcaggccacatgatgtcAGCACACCTCCTGTCGGCCTCTTCATTCCGCCATGATGGA contains these protein-coding regions:
- the LOC114766112 gene encoding protein FAM92B-like isoform X1, whose product is MNSIFSRDSQIKQMEAMLDDSEKHLGQFCSILASYTRKTARLRDKADLLVRELNNFSSREEPEVRNSIKNFAEDLAMVQDYRQAEVERLEIRVVSPLKAYGDIFKIKRADLKRFSADRKREIKELQKLNNIRQKNPADRQTITQAEMNAHNASMNASRNTKKMEETIMDLQRQKLEDIKKIFSEFIMVEMLFHAKALEVYTHTFQNLETMDVEKDLELFRRRIQLTDIPFESQVLQSPLSSSPGPTYPSPTHSSFRQTSSLRQMKSFKTRRILRRQEEVDDDNDGDQEEEEDAYDSEGPYEESESQRESYAATYVRLHRQK
- the LOC114766112 gene encoding protein FAM92B-like isoform X3; translation: MNSIFSRDSQIKQMEAMLDDSEKHLGQFCSILASYTRKTARLRDKADLLVRELNNFSSREEPEVRNSIKNFAEDLAMVQDYRQAEAEMNAHNASMNASRNTKKMEETIMDLQRQKLEDIKKIFSEFIMVEMLFHAKALEVYTHTFQNLETMDVEKDLELFRRRIQLTDIPFESQVLQSPLSSSPGPTYPSPTHSSFRQTSSLRQMKSFKTRRILRRQEEVDDDNDGDQEEEEDAYDSEGPYEESESQRESYAATYVRLHRQK
- the LOC114766112 gene encoding protein FAM92B-like isoform X2, with protein sequence MNSIFSRDSQIKQMEAMLDDSEKHLGQFCSILASYTRKTARLRDKADLLVRELNNFSSREEPEVRNSIKNFAEDLAMVQDYRQAEVERLEIRVVSPLKAYGDIFKIKRADLKRFSADRKREIKELQKLNNIRQKNPADRQTITQAEMNAHNASMNASRNTKKMEETIMDLQRQKLEDIKIFSEFIMVEMLFHAKALEVYTHTFQNLETMDVEKDLELFRRRIQLTDIPFESQVLQSPLSSSPGPTYPSPTHSSFRQTSSLRQMKSFKTRRILRRQEEVDDDNDGDQEEEEDAYDSEGPYEESESQRESYAATYVRLHRQK